One window of Corvus moneduloides isolate bCorMon1 chromosome 13, bCorMon1.pri, whole genome shotgun sequence genomic DNA carries:
- the CRABP1 gene encoding cellular retinoic acid-binding protein 1 yields GGGRLSSGVVLARGKGWGAGWVCPALPGAAAAVRPTHKVPEPESEQQRRVPAALRSARLAMPNFAGTWKMRSSENFDELLKALGVNAMLRKVAVAAASKPHVEIRQDGDQFYIKTSTTVRTTEINFKIGESFEEETVDGRKCRSLATWENENKIYCKQTLIEGDGPKTYWTRELANDELILTFGADDVVCTRIYVRE; encoded by the exons GGAGGGGGCCGGCTGTCTAGCGGCGTGGTGCTGGCCcgggggaaggggtggggggcCGGGTGGGTGTGCCCCGCTCTCCCTGGCGCTGCCGCCGCGGTCCGCCCCACTCACAAGGTGCCTGAGCCGGAGAGCGAGCAGCAGCGCCGCGTCCCCGCCGCCCTCCGCAGCGCCCGCCTCGCCATGCCCAACTTCGCCGGCACTTGGAAGATGAGGAGCAGCGAGAATTTCGACGAGCTACTCAAGGCGCTGG GTGTCAATGCCATGCTCAGGAAAGTGGCGGTGGCAGCTGCCTCCAAACCCCATGTGGAGATCCGCCAGGACGGGGACCAGTTCTACATCAAAACTTCCACCACTGTCCGTACCACTGAGATCAACTTCAAAATCGGGGAGAGCTTTGAGGAGGAGACGGTGGATGGACGAAAGTGCAGG AGTTTGGCCACTTgggagaatgaaaacaagatCTATTGCAAACAAACTCTTATTGagggagatggtcccaaaaCATACTGGACTCGAGAACTAGCTAATGATGAGCTGATTTTG accTTTGGTGCTGATGATGTTGTGTGCACAAGAATTTATGTAAGAGAGTAA